The genome window CTGGTCGTTTCTTTCCACGGACGCGGACGCGTCCATCCACGCCACCCACAAGGGACCTCTCCCTTGCGGGTGGGGAATCCCTTGATTCTTCCTCAAGGAGTTTCCCATGGACCGTTCCCTCATCAAATCTATGATGCCTACGCTTGTCGCAGGCCATGTACCTCGCAATGTGCGGTCGTTCAAGTACCGCGTATTCGATGATCAGCCGCAGTCTTCAACATTGGGCTTCGCCATCGATCCCATGCCTTTCGATGGGCGCGTGGTCGTGGCGACTGATGACGCCATCGTCGTCAAGCTCAAGCCCAGCGAGTTCGCTGTGCTCGATCCCAAACTGGTGACCGTCGTTCCCTCCGAAGGCGCCAAGGTGCATGTCCAACCCTACGCGCGGCGCCGTTTCGACGGACTGCGCGCGGACACCCCGGAAGTACGCACCGAGATGACGTCCGACGGCATTCCCTACACCGTCAAGACGCACATCCTTGGTTCCGCACCGGCCAAGCTGCCCATCCCCGCGCCGCAATGCATGGAGTTGGGCCAGCTCATCGAGCAACTGGAGGAAATGCCAGCGCCCGATGGCTTCCGGCGCATCACCCACATGCTGGTCGATGCCGGTGCCAGGGATTTCACCTGGGTCGATCCGAAGCCGTCCAAGATCATCGAGACGCCTCCGGCGATCAGCTTCACGGTCTCGACCGCGAAGTTCGAGGGCCGTGTGACGGTGCTGTACGACCGCGCAGGGGATACCTACGTGGTGGAGTTGCACCGAGACGGCAAGTTGATCGATCGGCATGACGAGGTGTACTTCGACATGCTCGGCGAAGTGCTGGAGCGACTCATCGATGACGGGCGTTGGCGTCTGATCGACGTAAGCGTCATCAATACGAAGGCGACTCGACCGCGCCAAGCGCTGCCGGCATGACGCCCCGCACTGAAGCCAGACGGTTCTTCGGTTGAACCGAACCCGCGTCACGGCGTTTCAGTACCTCTGGCCACGTGCCCCACAGGCTCTCCATCCATCCGGGTGGAGGGCCTTTTCTCTATTCCACGAAGGAGATTTCGACTATGTCACTGCGATTCAAAGGTGCCAACCTTCGCCCTGTGCTGACCGAGGCGATCGCCAGCCAATGCCGCCTTATCCTGGTCAAGGACCAAGGCGTATACTTCCTCGCCGAACTGGGCGGCGACGACTTCGCGGAGTACTTTGATCCGAAGGACAGCGTATTCATTCGCATTCTGCACACCGCTGACGACCTGGTGCTTTCCGCCAACGCCACGCATCTGTCGCTGGAGGCGGTGCCTCCCGCGTAACGCGGCAACCGCCACACGACCATCGCCAGTGGCCGGCAATATCCCCAGTAAGCCAGCATCCGGACTGTTCCGGGCATTGATGCAGCAGCCAGAAGAAAAAAGCCCTTCACTTATGATGAAGGGCCTTTTTTTAGAACTTATTCAGGGCTCTTTATCCACGCTTGAATAGACGCTCATGCATCCACCCATCGTTGGTCAGGATGACCGCCGCCTTGGCTTGTATGTCTCCCTGAGTCTGTTCCGCAAAATTCTTGTAGTTGGCACGCATGACTTCCGATTTGGCCCAGTCTTCTGCACCGTCTACCTTGTAGCGGTAGTTCACCTGCGACAGCTTTACGCCCATCATGTCGCTGGGTTCAGTGAAGTTGTCCACTTCCACGACGGTGTACTTGCCGGTACAGAAGGCATCTTGCCCAGCCAGCGTGTTCGCACCGTTGGCGACGAGGAATTTCTTACCGGTGTCAGTGATTTGGTACTCGGTGGCTGGCTCCATCTTGTTGCCGAACATGGCTTTGACTTCGGTGTCTCGCTTCGTCAACAGTCCGGCATCGACCAGCGCATCGGCGCGCTTCTTGTTCTGGCCGCTCAGCATATCTTGATTCGCCAGGGTGAACGGCAAGCCCTTTGCAGGAATCGAAGCGCATAGGCCCTTCTGAGTGTCCAGGTACGCCTGGATGCCCTTGCTGAAGTTGCTCTTGTTGGCGTCTTTGGCGCTGCCGCACGCAGCAAGCGTAAAGGCAAGGCTACTGATGGCGACGATCTTGATGGCGGTATGCAAAACGAACTTCCTCTGTAGGTTAAGACAAACAGTTATTTATTTTGGCAGCGCGATTAGGCGATGTGTGTTCTCGGCATGGCGAGTGGTTTCTAATCGGTTCGTAGAAGCGTAGTGCGCTTTCCTGCGGACGAACATACAAAAGGGAGCGGGTTCACTTCCCACCGCCCGATGCATAGGAGCGCAATGGCACAGAAAGGAAATGCGCGATACCCATGCAAACAGGGGTGTAACGGTATCCCCGCAAATTCTCAGAAGCAAGCGCTTTTATGGGTCAGCGGGCGATGCCAGTCAAGGTCTGTAGCCCCACTTCTCGATAATGGATTCCACGATGGCTTGATTTGCTGGGGTCGTGCCTGGACATGTCGTCAGATATGTCCGGCGTGCCTCCGCCGTGGCCGGCGGGTTGAACTGCGGGCTCCATACCTGGATAGCGTGGAAGACTGCGATCGGCGCCGAGCATTCGGGAGTCGGCGTTCCGGAGCCGGACACGCTGGCCATGCAAAGAAAGACCGTGCAAGGGTCCGGTGCCTGGGCGCGAGCTGTAGCGCTCAGGCCAAGGCCCAAAGTCGCAGCCAGTGCGATAGTGGCGGAAATAGTGCGTAGCTTCATGGTGAATACCTCCCTGGTAGTGATTGAAATGACGTGCTTGTCTGTGGGCGACTTGCGATAAGCGTGGCTCAGCGAGACAGCGCCCGCGCCGCTTGCTGTGGCGTCGGCTGGATTAGGCGATGCGTGGTTCTCGGCATGGCGGGTGGCTCTTAGTCGGTTCGTAGAGGCGGACGGCGCGGTCTGAGGGGGTGCGGTGAAGTTCTATACCAAGTCTTACGCGAGAAGGTGGGGTGTAGCACTTAAGCATCTGCATAGTTAGGCATGAGTGCTCCAGAGTGAGGCTCGCGCCGCATCACTTTACCGAAACTATGCCTGACCACAACTTTAGGAAAGTCTCCGGTGCGGGGGGCTGGACTAGGAAATTCGCTAAACATCTGAATTTTAAGAATATTTCTTACGATTTCGTCGCTTCCGCTGCAACTGCTGTGGCAGACGATGGTCGACCTGGACAAAGGGAAGCGATCGGTTGCCGATTCATTGCTGCCCCGAGAGTGAGCCCCGCCCATGCTGCCCCCATGCCTGCTGACGTTGTCAGCGACATGCCAGGCAACCATCGGTCTTCGAGGTTGCGGCGCAGCTCCCGCTGCGTGACCGAGCCAGCTCGCACCGCATCCATCTGCGAGCGTCCACCGGCCTGTCCGGTGGCGGATGCTTTCGCCTTATCAACCCATCGCGGGGTTACGCACCCTTCCCCGCTTGCGTGGGCTCGGTGTGTCTCCGCTTCTTCCCTATGGAGATTCACCATGAACACCACGTCCAACGAGAAATCGTACTTCGATCTGCACACCTCAGGCATCGGCTATCTGCAACGTGCCCGTGAAGTACCCGTCAGGGGCGGCCGCCGTGCACAGCCTTTCGTTGCATGCACCATCGCCGCGCTGGTCGGCCCCGCCAGGGATCCCAGCTATCGCTACTTCGACGTCAAGGTCTCGGGTGCAGAGGCTAAGAAGCTCGTTCAGCGCTACATCGGCGTTGAAGATCCCAAGCAGCGCCCGCTGGTGCGCTTCCGCCTCGGCGACCTCTGGGGCGATGCGTACATCCGCGACAAGGGCGAGCACAAGGGCAAGGCCGCCGCGTCTCTCAAGGCGCGACTGCTCAAGGCCGAGCTGATCGATAGGGCCGAACTGGCTTCGATCGAGCAGCACGAGCTGATTACCCGTGGCATCGGCTACCTCAACCGTCCGAAGGACGTCACCCCCAAGGGTGGCGATCCGTTCCTGTCGTGCTCCATCGCCGCACTGGCAGGACCTGTCGATGAACCGGAATACCGGTACTTCGACACCATCGTCGCCACCCCTGAAGCCGAGCATCTGGTTCGCCGATGCGTGCAGGCCATCGAAGGGGATCGCAAGGTGCTGATCGCCTTCCGTCTCAACGACATGAAGATCGATCCGTACATCCGCAGCAAGGGCGAGCACGCCGGGGAACCTGCCGCGAGCCTGGAATCGACGCTGGTCCACATCGGTCTGATCAAGATCGACGGCACCCAGGTCTATCCGACGAGCCAGGCGCAAGCCAAGGCGCCGCCGGAGATGGACGCATCCGCGACCAAAGCCGACACCATCATCGACACGGCCGCCAACCCCGTTTCCGACCAACCTATCGAGTCCGCCGAGCGCGAGCACGAAGGTGCGGTCGAGG of Xanthomonas translucens pv. cerealis contains these proteins:
- a CDS encoding GTPase, which translates into the protein MDRSLIKSMMPTLVAGHVPRNVRSFKYRVFDDQPQSSTLGFAIDPMPFDGRVVVATDDAIVVKLKPSEFAVLDPKLVTVVPSEGAKVHVQPYARRRFDGLRADTPEVRTEMTSDGIPYTVKTHILGSAPAKLPIPAPQCMELGQLIEQLEEMPAPDGFRRITHMLVDAGARDFTWVDPKPSKIIETPPAISFTVSTAKFEGRVTVLYDRAGDTYVVELHRDGKLIDRHDEVYFDMLGEVLERLIDDGRWRLIDVSVINTKATRPRQALPA
- a CDS encoding DUF3085 domain-containing protein; translation: MSLRFKGANLRPVLTEAIASQCRLILVKDQGVYFLAELGGDDFAEYFDPKDSVFIRILHTADDLVLSANATHLSLEAVPPA
- a CDS encoding DUF3577 domain-containing protein, with amino-acid sequence MNTTSNEKSYFDLHTSGIGYLQRAREVPVRGGRRAQPFVACTIAALVGPARDPSYRYFDVKVSGAEAKKLVQRYIGVEDPKQRPLVRFRLGDLWGDAYIRDKGEHKGKAAASLKARLLKAELIDRAELASIEQHELITRGIGYLNRPKDVTPKGGDPFLSCSIAALAGPVDEPEYRYFDTIVATPEAEHLVRRCVQAIEGDRKVLIAFRLNDMKIDPYIRSKGEHAGEPAASLESTLVHIGLIKIDGTQVYPTSQAQAKAPPEMDASATKADTIIDTAANPVSDQPIESAEREHEGAVEEQELALVASF